One stretch of Zingiber officinale cultivar Zhangliang chromosome 6B, Zo_v1.1, whole genome shotgun sequence DNA includes these proteins:
- the LOC121992983 gene encoding oxysterol-binding protein-related protein 1C-like isoform X1 has translation MNPFCCASSAPVSPAAAAAAATSLTFPSLPAMPPPPPPLPPPPFTSDVRRREFFPANRSGGLRSPAGTDSDQGRCHRSADLSASHRTSFHDAPLDHREVQLNNIVGDGIVGILHKWVNYGKGWRPRWFVLHDGVLSYYKIHGPDRIDLRQESEKGSKIIGEESARRLARRKKGGSHHPRKPVGEVHLKVSSIRESRSDDKRFSIFSGTKRLHLRAETGDDRVAWVEVLQAMKDMFPRISNGDHMAPVDNVLVSTEKLRKRLQEDGLSETAIQDCEQIMRSEFAALHKQLVLLQQKQALLVDTLRHLETEKVDLENTVVDESQRQSKKKGSAYRSRHEKCSEWSASESDYDNEMYDAAEEDTDDEDNTYFDTRDFLSSGSFKSPESSFQRSDYDSDDQNDYGIGSVSDSSMQYEGLKYSHVTRRKKMPDPVEKEKGVSLWSIIKDNIGKDLTKVCLPVYFNEPLSSLQKCFEDLEYSYLLDQASEWSKKGNGLMRMLNVAAFAVSAYASTDGRSCKPFNPLLGETYEADYPDKRLRFFSEKVSHHPMIVACHCEGKGWKFWGDSNLKSKFWGRSIQLDPVGVLTLEFDDGEVFQWNKVATSIYNLILGKLYCDHYGIMRIQGNREYSCKLKFKEQSIIDRNPHQVQGIVQDRNGRTVATLFGKWDESMHYVNGDCSGKGRGCEPLSEAHLLWKRSRPPSCPTRYNLTRFAITLNELTPGLKEKLPPTDSRLRPDQRCLENGQYEMANAEKLRLEKCQRQARKMQERGWKPRWFAKDKENDTYKYVGGYWEAREEGKWDGCPDIFGQVANDQIDD, from the exons GAATCCATTCTGCTGCGCCTCTTCTGCTCCAGTCTCTCCAGCAGCAGCCGCCGCCGCGGCGACCTCCTTAACTTTCCCCTCCCTACCCGCCATGCCCCCTCCTCCACCCCCGCTACCGCCGCCTCCCTTTACCTCAGACGTCCGCAGGCGAGAATTCTTTCCTGCAAATAGAAGCGGCGGCCTCCGCTCCCCTGCCGGAACGGACAGCGATCAAGGCCGCTGTCACAGGTCCGCGGATCTCTCCGCCTCCCACCGCACTTCGTTCCACGACGCGCCACTTGACCACCGAGAGGTCCAACTCAACAACATCGTCGGAGACGGTATCGTCGGGATTCTCCATAAGTGGGTCAACTACGGCAAGGGATGGCGACCGCGCTGGTTCGTGCTACATGACGGTGTACTGTCTTACTACAAGATCCACGGCCCCGATCGCATCGACCTGAGGCAGGAATCTGAGAAGGGTTCCAAGATCATCGGGGAGGAGTCTGCCCGAAGGCTCGCCCGCCGGAAGAAAGGTGGCTCGCACCATCCCCGCAAGCCGGTCGGCGAAGTCCATCTTAAG GTTTCCTCGATACGGGAGAGTAGATCGGACGATAAGAGATTCTCCATTTTCTCCGGGACCAAGCGCCTTCACTTGAGAGCGGAGACGGGGGATGACAGGGTGGCGTGGGTGGAGGTGCTGCAGGCGATGAAGGACATGTTCCCGAGGATTTCCAACGGTGACCACATGGCACCGGTCGACAACGTGCTGGTGTCCACAGAGAAGTTGCGTAAGAGGCTGCAAGAGGATGGACTGAGTGAGACGGCGATACAGGACTGCGAGCAGATCATGCGAAGCGAGTTCGCTGCGTTGCACAAGCAGCTCGTGCTACTTCAGCAGAAGCAAGCCCTCCTGGTCGACACCCTCCGACATTTAGAG ACAGAAAAAGTTGACTTGGAGAATACTGTTGTTGATGAGAGCCAAAGGCAATCAAAAAAGAAAGGGTCAGCCTATAGATCAAGACATGAGAAATGTAGTG AATGGAGTGCAAGTGAATCTGATTATGACAATGAAATGTATGATGCTGCTGAAGAAGATACAGATGATGAAGATAATACATATTTTGATACACGAGATTTTCTCTCATCAGGCTCTTTTAAGAGCCCTGAATCTAGCTTCCAAAGATCTGATTATGATTCTGATGATCAGAATGATTATGGTATCGGTTCTGTCAGTGATTCCTCAATGCAGTATGAGGGATTAAAATATTCCCATGTTACCAGGCGGAAAAAAATGCCTGATCCAGTTGAAAAGGAAAAAGGAGTGAGCCTCTGGTCAATAATTAAGGACAATATTGGAAAGGATCTTACAAAAGTTTGCCTTCCTGTGTATTTCAATGAACCTCTTTCCTCATTGCAGAAATGTTTTGAGGACTTGGAATATTCATACCTTCTTGACCAAGCTTCTGAATGGAGCAAAAAG GGAAATGGACTAATGAGGATGCTTAATGTGGCTGCTTTTGCTGTTTCTGCATATGCTTCAACTGATGGCAGATCCTGCAAGCCGTTTAATCCACTGTTGGGGGAGACATATGAGGCTGACTATCCAGACAAACGCCTTAGGTTCTTCTCAGAGAAG GTCAGTCACCATCCCATGATTGTTGCTTGTCATTGTGAAGGTAAAGGATGGAAATTCTGGGGTGATAGCAATTTAAAAAGTAAATTTTGGGGCCGCTCAATTCAACTGGATCCTGTTGGTGTTTTAACCCTTGAATTTGATGATGGAGAAGTCTTTCAATGGAACAAG GTGGCAACTTCCATTTACAACCTTATATTAGGAAAACTTTACTGTGATCATTATGGGATTATGCGGATACAAGGAAATCGTGAATATTCATGCAAGCTAAAGTTTAAGGAACAGTCAATAATAGATCGAAATCCTCATCAG GTGCAAGGCATAGTTCAGGATCGTAATGGAAGAACTGTTGCTACACTATTTGGTAAATGGGACGAGAGTATGCACTATGTCAATGGAGACTGCTCTGGGAAAGGTAGAGGATGTGAGCCATTGTCTGAAGCACACTTGCTGTGGAAACGTAGCAGGCCTCCTAGTTGTCCTACCAGATACAATCTCACACGGTTTGCAATAACACTCAATGAACTCACCCCTGGGTTAAAG GAAAAATTGCCACCTACTGATTCAAGGCTAAGACCTGACCAGAGGTGCTTGGAGAATGGGCAGTATGAAATGGCAAATGCTGAAAAATTGAGACTTGAAAAATGTCAACGACAG GCAAGAAAGATGCAGGAAAGAGGATGGAAACCTCGGTGGTTTgcgaaagataaagaaaatgacACATATAAATACGTAGGTGGTTACTGGGAAGCCAGAGAAGAGGGCAAATGGGATGGATGCCCTGATATCTTCGGTCAAGTCGCCAATGATCAAATTGATGATtga
- the LOC121992983 gene encoding oxysterol-binding protein-related protein 1C-like isoform X2, translating into MTLKEVVNISEWSASESDYDNEMYDAAEEDTDDEDNTYFDTRDFLSSGSFKSPESSFQRSDYDSDDQNDYGIGSVSDSSMQYEGLKYSHVTRRKKMPDPVEKEKGVSLWSIIKDNIGKDLTKVCLPVYFNEPLSSLQKCFEDLEYSYLLDQASEWSKKGNGLMRMLNVAAFAVSAYASTDGRSCKPFNPLLGETYEADYPDKRLRFFSEKVSHHPMIVACHCEGKGWKFWGDSNLKSKFWGRSIQLDPVGVLTLEFDDGEVFQWNKVATSIYNLILGKLYCDHYGIMRIQGNREYSCKLKFKEQSIIDRNPHQVQGIVQDRNGRTVATLFGKWDESMHYVNGDCSGKGRGCEPLSEAHLLWKRSRPPSCPTRYNLTRFAITLNELTPGLKEKLPPTDSRLRPDQRCLENGQYEMANAEKLRLEKCQRQARKMQERGWKPRWFAKDKENDTYKYVGGYWEAREEGKWDGCPDIFGQVANDQIDD; encoded by the exons ATGACCTTGAAAGAAGTTGTCAATATCTCAG AATGGAGTGCAAGTGAATCTGATTATGACAATGAAATGTATGATGCTGCTGAAGAAGATACAGATGATGAAGATAATACATATTTTGATACACGAGATTTTCTCTCATCAGGCTCTTTTAAGAGCCCTGAATCTAGCTTCCAAAGATCTGATTATGATTCTGATGATCAGAATGATTATGGTATCGGTTCTGTCAGTGATTCCTCAATGCAGTATGAGGGATTAAAATATTCCCATGTTACCAGGCGGAAAAAAATGCCTGATCCAGTTGAAAAGGAAAAAGGAGTGAGCCTCTGGTCAATAATTAAGGACAATATTGGAAAGGATCTTACAAAAGTTTGCCTTCCTGTGTATTTCAATGAACCTCTTTCCTCATTGCAGAAATGTTTTGAGGACTTGGAATATTCATACCTTCTTGACCAAGCTTCTGAATGGAGCAAAAAG GGAAATGGACTAATGAGGATGCTTAATGTGGCTGCTTTTGCTGTTTCTGCATATGCTTCAACTGATGGCAGATCCTGCAAGCCGTTTAATCCACTGTTGGGGGAGACATATGAGGCTGACTATCCAGACAAACGCCTTAGGTTCTTCTCAGAGAAG GTCAGTCACCATCCCATGATTGTTGCTTGTCATTGTGAAGGTAAAGGATGGAAATTCTGGGGTGATAGCAATTTAAAAAGTAAATTTTGGGGCCGCTCAATTCAACTGGATCCTGTTGGTGTTTTAACCCTTGAATTTGATGATGGAGAAGTCTTTCAATGGAACAAG GTGGCAACTTCCATTTACAACCTTATATTAGGAAAACTTTACTGTGATCATTATGGGATTATGCGGATACAAGGAAATCGTGAATATTCATGCAAGCTAAAGTTTAAGGAACAGTCAATAATAGATCGAAATCCTCATCAG GTGCAAGGCATAGTTCAGGATCGTAATGGAAGAACTGTTGCTACACTATTTGGTAAATGGGACGAGAGTATGCACTATGTCAATGGAGACTGCTCTGGGAAAGGTAGAGGATGTGAGCCATTGTCTGAAGCACACTTGCTGTGGAAACGTAGCAGGCCTCCTAGTTGTCCTACCAGATACAATCTCACACGGTTTGCAATAACACTCAATGAACTCACCCCTGGGTTAAAG GAAAAATTGCCACCTACTGATTCAAGGCTAAGACCTGACCAGAGGTGCTTGGAGAATGGGCAGTATGAAATGGCAAATGCTGAAAAATTGAGACTTGAAAAATGTCAACGACAG GCAAGAAAGATGCAGGAAAGAGGATGGAAACCTCGGTGGTTTgcgaaagataaagaaaatgacACATATAAATACGTAGGTGGTTACTGGGAAGCCAGAGAAGAGGGCAAATGGGATGGATGCCCTGATATCTTCGGTCAAGTCGCCAATGATCAAATTGATGATtga
- the LOC121992983 gene encoding oxysterol-binding protein-related protein 1C-like isoform X3: MYDAAEEDTDDEDNTYFDTRDFLSSGSFKSPESSFQRSDYDSDDQNDYGIGSVSDSSMQYEGLKYSHVTRRKKMPDPVEKEKGVSLWSIIKDNIGKDLTKVCLPVYFNEPLSSLQKCFEDLEYSYLLDQASEWSKKGNGLMRMLNVAAFAVSAYASTDGRSCKPFNPLLGETYEADYPDKRLRFFSEKVSHHPMIVACHCEGKGWKFWGDSNLKSKFWGRSIQLDPVGVLTLEFDDGEVFQWNKVATSIYNLILGKLYCDHYGIMRIQGNREYSCKLKFKEQSIIDRNPHQVQGIVQDRNGRTVATLFGKWDESMHYVNGDCSGKGRGCEPLSEAHLLWKRSRPPSCPTRYNLTRFAITLNELTPGLKEKLPPTDSRLRPDQRCLENGQYEMANAEKLRLEKCQRQARKMQERGWKPRWFAKDKENDTYKYVGGYWEAREEGKWDGCPDIFGQVANDQIDD, encoded by the exons ATGTATGATGCTGCTGAAGAAGATACAGATGATGAAGATAATACATATTTTGATACACGAGATTTTCTCTCATCAGGCTCTTTTAAGAGCCCTGAATCTAGCTTCCAAAGATCTGATTATGATTCTGATGATCAGAATGATTATGGTATCGGTTCTGTCAGTGATTCCTCAATGCAGTATGAGGGATTAAAATATTCCCATGTTACCAGGCGGAAAAAAATGCCTGATCCAGTTGAAAAGGAAAAAGGAGTGAGCCTCTGGTCAATAATTAAGGACAATATTGGAAAGGATCTTACAAAAGTTTGCCTTCCTGTGTATTTCAATGAACCTCTTTCCTCATTGCAGAAATGTTTTGAGGACTTGGAATATTCATACCTTCTTGACCAAGCTTCTGAATGGAGCAAAAAG GGAAATGGACTAATGAGGATGCTTAATGTGGCTGCTTTTGCTGTTTCTGCATATGCTTCAACTGATGGCAGATCCTGCAAGCCGTTTAATCCACTGTTGGGGGAGACATATGAGGCTGACTATCCAGACAAACGCCTTAGGTTCTTCTCAGAGAAG GTCAGTCACCATCCCATGATTGTTGCTTGTCATTGTGAAGGTAAAGGATGGAAATTCTGGGGTGATAGCAATTTAAAAAGTAAATTTTGGGGCCGCTCAATTCAACTGGATCCTGTTGGTGTTTTAACCCTTGAATTTGATGATGGAGAAGTCTTTCAATGGAACAAG GTGGCAACTTCCATTTACAACCTTATATTAGGAAAACTTTACTGTGATCATTATGGGATTATGCGGATACAAGGAAATCGTGAATATTCATGCAAGCTAAAGTTTAAGGAACAGTCAATAATAGATCGAAATCCTCATCAG GTGCAAGGCATAGTTCAGGATCGTAATGGAAGAACTGTTGCTACACTATTTGGTAAATGGGACGAGAGTATGCACTATGTCAATGGAGACTGCTCTGGGAAAGGTAGAGGATGTGAGCCATTGTCTGAAGCACACTTGCTGTGGAAACGTAGCAGGCCTCCTAGTTGTCCTACCAGATACAATCTCACACGGTTTGCAATAACACTCAATGAACTCACCCCTGGGTTAAAG GAAAAATTGCCACCTACTGATTCAAGGCTAAGACCTGACCAGAGGTGCTTGGAGAATGGGCAGTATGAAATGGCAAATGCTGAAAAATTGAGACTTGAAAAATGTCAACGACAG GCAAGAAAGATGCAGGAAAGAGGATGGAAACCTCGGTGGTTTgcgaaagataaagaaaatgacACATATAAATACGTAGGTGGTTACTGGGAAGCCAGAGAAGAGGGCAAATGGGATGGATGCCCTGATATCTTCGGTCAAGTCGCCAATGATCAAATTGATGATtga